Proteins from a single region of Pongo abelii isolate AG06213 chromosome 17, NHGRI_mPonAbe1-v2.0_pri, whole genome shotgun sequence:
- the MBD1 gene encoding methyl-CpG-binding domain protein 1 isoform X25 — MELRTLDRLLLLPVASMAEDWLDCPALGPGWKRREVFRKSGATCGRSDTYYQSPTGDRIRSKVELTRYLGPACDLTLFDFKQGILCYPAPKAHPVAVASKKRKKPSRPAKTRKRQVGPQSGEVRKEAPRDETKADTDTAPASFPAPGCCENCGISFSGDGTQRQRLKTLCKDCRAQRIAFNREQRMFKRVGCGECAACQVTEDCGACSTCLLQLPHDVASGLFCKCERRRCLRIVERSRGCGVCRGCQTQEDCGRCPICLRPPRPGLRRQWKCVQRRCLRHLAHRLRRRHQRCQRRTPLAVAPPTGKHARRKGGCDSKMAARRRPGAQPLPPPPPSQSPEPAEPKRLLPSVWSESEDGAGSPPPYRRRKRPSSARRHHLGPTLKPTLVTRTAQPDHTQAPTKQEAGGGFVLPPPGTDLVFLREGASSPVQVPGPVAASTEALLQEAQCSGLSWVVALPQVKQEKADTQDEWTPGTAVLTSPVLVPGCPSKAVDPGLPSVKQEPPDPEEDKEENKDDSASKLAPEEEAGGAGTPVITEIFSLGGTRFRDTAVWLPSLQGRHSGREDGCKVWETEDTVEPTSTSWNPRGWPGTHVSLSPPPASMMWVSCRRSWCPSSQS; from the exons ATGGAGCTCAGAACTCTTGACAG GCTACTGCTGCTTCCTGTGGCCTCCATGGCTGAGGACTGGCTGGACTGCCCGGCCCTGGGCCCTGGCTGGAAGCGCCGTGAAGTCTTTCGCAAGTCAGGGGCCACCTGTGGACGCTCAGACACCTATTACCAGAG CCCCACAGGAGACAGGATCCGAAGCAAAGTTGAGCTGACTCGATACCTGGGCCCTGCGTGTGATCTCACCCTCTTCGACTTCAAACAAGGCATCTTGTGCTATCCAGCCCCCAAG GCCCATCCCGTGGCGGTTGCCAGCAAGAAGCGAAAGAAGCCTTCAAGGCCAGCCAAGACTCGGAAACGTCAGGTTGGACCCCAGAGTGGTGAGGTCAGGAAGGAGGCCCCGAGGGATGAGACCAAGGCTGACACTGACACAGCCCCAGCTTCATTTCCTGCTCCTGG GTGCTGTGAGAACTGTGGAATCAGCTTCTCAGGGGATGGCACCCAAAGGCAGCGGCTCAAAACATTGTGCAAAGACTGTCGAG CACAGAGAATTGCCTTCAACCGGGAACAGAGAATGTTTAAG CGTGTGGGCTGTGGGGAGTGTGCAGCCTGCCAGGTAACAGAAGACTGTGGGGCCTGCTCCACCTGCCTCCTGCAGCTGCCCCATGATGTGGCATCGGGGCTGTTCTGCAAGTGTGAACGGAGACGCTGCCTCCGGATTGTGGAAAGG AGCCGAGGGTGTGGAGTATGCCGGGGCTGTCAGACCCAAGAGGATTGTGGCCGTTGCCCCATCTGCCTTCGCCCTCCCCGCCCTGGTCTCAGGCGCCAGTGGAAATGTGTCCAGCGACGTTGCCTACGG CACCTTGCTCACCGCCTGCGTCGCCGTCATCAGAGATGTCAGCGACGCACTCCCCTGGCTGTGGCTCCCCCAACT GGTAAACATGCCCGCCGCAAGGGAGGCTGTGACTCCAAGATGGCTGCCAGGCGGCGCCCCGGAGCCCAGCCACTGCCTCCACCACCCCCATCACAGTCCCCAGAGCCCGCAGAGCCG AAGCGGCTGCTGCCTAGTGTCTGGTCAGAGTCTGAGGATGGGGCAGGATCGCCCCCACCTTACCGTCGTCGAAAGAGGCCCAGCTCTGCCCGACGGCACCATCTTGGCCCTACCTTGAAGCCCACCTTGGTTACACGCACAGCCCAACCAGACCATACCCAGGCTCCAACGAAGCAGGAAGCAGGTGGTGGCTTTGTGCTGCCCCCGCCTGGCACTGACCTTGTGTTTTTACGGGAAGGCGCAAGCAGTCCTGTGCAGGTGCCGGGCCCTGTTGCAGCTTCCACAGAAGCCCTGTTGCAG GAGGCCCAGTGCTCTGGCCTGAGTTGGGTTGTGGCCTTACCCCAGGTGAAGCAAGAGAAGGCGGATACCCAGGACGAGTGGACACCAGGCACAGCTGTCCTGACTTCTCCCGTATTGGTGCCTGGCTGCCCTAGCAAG GCAGTAGACCCAGGCCTGCCATCTGTGAAGCAAGAGCCACCTGACCCTGAGGAGGACAAGGAGGAGAACAAGGATGACTCTGCCTCCAAATTGGCCccagaggaagaggcaggaggggCTGGCACACCCGTG ATCACGGAGATTTTCAGCCTGGGTGGAACCCGCTTCCGAGATACAGCAGTCTGGTTGCCAAG TCTGCAGGGCAGGCACTCGGGAAGGGAAGATGGATGTAAAGTGTGGGAGACCGAGGACACAGTGGAGCCCACGAGCACAAGCTGGAACCCACGAGGATGGCCTGGAACCCATGTCAGTCTCTCACCACCTCCAGCTTCGATGATGTGGGTGTCCTGCAGAAGAAGCTGGTGCCCttcctcacagagttaa
- the MBD1 gene encoding methyl-CpG-binding domain protein 1 isoform X21 translates to MELRTLDRLLLLPVASMAEDWLDCPALGPGWKRREVFRKSGATCGRSDTYYQSPTGDRIRSKVELTRYLGPACDLTLFDFKQGILCYPAPKAHPVAVASKKRKKPSRPAKTRKRQVGPQSGEVRKEAPRDETKADTDTAPASFPAPGCCENCGISFSGDGTQRQRLKTLCKDCRAQRIAFNREQRMFKRVGCGECAACQVTEDCGACSTCLLQLPHDVASGLFCKCERRRCLRIVERSRGCGVCRGCQTQEDCGRCPICLRPPRPGLRRQWKCVQRRCLRGKHARRKGGCDSKMAARRRPGAQPLPPPPPSQSPEPAEPHPRALAPSPPAEFIYYCVDEDELQPYTNRRQNRKCGACAACLRRMDCGRCDFCCDKPKFGGSNQKRQKCRWRQCLQFAMKRLLPSVWSESEDGAGSPPPYRRRKRPSSARRHHLGPTLKPTLVTRTAQPDHTQAPTKQEAGGGFVLPPPGTDLVFLREGASSPVQVPGPVAASTEALLQAVDPGLPSVKQEPPDPEEDKEENKDDSASKLAPEEEAGGAGTPVITEIFSLGGTRFRDTAVWLPSLQGRHSGREDGCKVWETEDTVEPTSTSWNPRGWPGTHVSLSPPPASMMWVSCRRSWCPSSQS, encoded by the exons ATGGAGCTCAGAACTCTTGACAG GCTACTGCTGCTTCCTGTGGCCTCCATGGCTGAGGACTGGCTGGACTGCCCGGCCCTGGGCCCTGGCTGGAAGCGCCGTGAAGTCTTTCGCAAGTCAGGGGCCACCTGTGGACGCTCAGACACCTATTACCAGAG CCCCACAGGAGACAGGATCCGAAGCAAAGTTGAGCTGACTCGATACCTGGGCCCTGCGTGTGATCTCACCCTCTTCGACTTCAAACAAGGCATCTTGTGCTATCCAGCCCCCAAG GCCCATCCCGTGGCGGTTGCCAGCAAGAAGCGAAAGAAGCCTTCAAGGCCAGCCAAGACTCGGAAACGTCAGGTTGGACCCCAGAGTGGTGAGGTCAGGAAGGAGGCCCCGAGGGATGAGACCAAGGCTGACACTGACACAGCCCCAGCTTCATTTCCTGCTCCTGG GTGCTGTGAGAACTGTGGAATCAGCTTCTCAGGGGATGGCACCCAAAGGCAGCGGCTCAAAACATTGTGCAAAGACTGTCGAG CACAGAGAATTGCCTTCAACCGGGAACAGAGAATGTTTAAG CGTGTGGGCTGTGGGGAGTGTGCAGCCTGCCAGGTAACAGAAGACTGTGGGGCCTGCTCCACCTGCCTCCTGCAGCTGCCCCATGATGTGGCATCGGGGCTGTTCTGCAAGTGTGAACGGAGACGCTGCCTCCGGATTGTGGAAAGG AGCCGAGGGTGTGGAGTATGCCGGGGCTGTCAGACCCAAGAGGATTGTGGCCGTTGCCCCATCTGCCTTCGCCCTCCCCGCCCTGGTCTCAGGCGCCAGTGGAAATGTGTCCAGCGACGTTGCCTACGG GGTAAACATGCCCGCCGCAAGGGAGGCTGTGACTCCAAGATGGCTGCCAGGCGGCGCCCCGGAGCCCAGCCACTGCCTCCACCACCCCCATCACAGTCCCCAGAGCCCGCAGAGCCG CACCCCAGAGCCCTGGCCCCCTCGCCACCTGCCGAGTTCATCTATTACTGTGTAGACGAGGACGAGCTA caGCCCTACACGAACCGCCGGCAGAACCGCAAGTGCGGGGCCTGTGCAGCCTGCCTACGGCGGATGGACTGTGGCCGCTGCGACTTCTGCTGCGACAAGCCCAAATTCGGGGGCAGCAACCAGAAGCGCCAGAAGTGTCGTTGGCGCCAATGCCTGCAGTTTGCCATG AAGCGGCTGCTGCCTAGTGTCTGGTCAGAGTCTGAGGATGGGGCAGGATCGCCCCCACCTTACCGTCGTCGAAAGAGGCCCAGCTCTGCCCGACGGCACCATCTTGGCCCTACCTTGAAGCCCACCTTGGTTACACGCACAGCCCAACCAGACCATACCCAGGCTCCAACGAAGCAGGAAGCAGGTGGTGGCTTTGTGCTGCCCCCGCCTGGCACTGACCTTGTGTTTTTACGGGAAGGCGCAAGCAGTCCTGTGCAGGTGCCGGGCCCTGTTGCAGCTTCCACAGAAGCCCTGTTGCAG GCAGTAGACCCAGGCCTGCCATCTGTGAAGCAAGAGCCACCTGACCCTGAGGAGGACAAGGAGGAGAACAAGGATGACTCTGCCTCCAAATTGGCCccagaggaagaggcaggaggggCTGGCACACCCGTG ATCACGGAGATTTTCAGCCTGGGTGGAACCCGCTTCCGAGATACAGCAGTCTGGTTGCCAAG TCTGCAGGGCAGGCACTCGGGAAGGGAAGATGGATGTAAAGTGTGGGAGACCGAGGACACAGTGGAGCCCACGAGCACAAGCTGGAACCCACGAGGATGGCCTGGAACCCATGTCAGTCTCTCACCACCTCCAGCTTCGATGATGTGGGTGTCCTGCAGAAGAAGCTGGTGCCCttcctcacagagttaa
- the MBD1 gene encoding methyl-CpG-binding domain protein 1 isoform X4 encodes MAEDWLDCPALGPGWKRREVFRKSGATCGRSDTYYQSPTGDRIRSKVELTRYLGPACDLTLFDFKQGILCYPAPKAHPVAVASKKRKKPSRPAKTRKRQVGPQSGEVRKEAPRDETKADTDTAPASFPAPGCCENCGISFSGDGTQRQRLKTLCKDCRAQRIAFNREQRMFKRVGCGECAACQVTEDCGACSTCLLQLPHDVASGLFCKCERRRCLRIVERSRGCGVCRGCQTQEDCGRCPICLRPPRPGLRRQWKCVQRRCLRHLAHRLRRRHQRCQRRTPLAVAPPTGKHARRKGGCDSKMAARRRPGAQPLPPPPPSQSPEPAEPHPRALAPSPPAEFIYYCVDEDELQPYTNRRQNRKCGACAACLRRMDCGRCDFCCDKPKFGGSNQKRQKCRWRQCLQFAMKRLLPSVWSESEDGAGSPPPYRRRKRPSSARRHHLGPTLKPTLVTRTAQPDHTQAPTKQEAGGGFVLPPPGTDLVFLREGASSPVQVPGPVAASTEALLQEAQCSGLSWVVALPQVKQEKADTQDEWTPGTAVLTSPVLVPGCPSKAVDPGLPSVKQEPPDPEEDKEENKDDSASKLAPEEEAGGAGTPVITEIFSLGGTRFRDTAVWLPSLQGRHSGREDGCKVWETEDTVEPTSTSWNPRGWPGTHVSLSPPPASMMWVSCRRSWCPSSQS; translated from the exons ATGGCTGAGGACTGGCTGGACTGCCCGGCCCTGGGCCCTGGCTGGAAGCGCCGTGAAGTCTTTCGCAAGTCAGGGGCCACCTGTGGACGCTCAGACACCTATTACCAGAG CCCCACAGGAGACAGGATCCGAAGCAAAGTTGAGCTGACTCGATACCTGGGCCCTGCGTGTGATCTCACCCTCTTCGACTTCAAACAAGGCATCTTGTGCTATCCAGCCCCCAAG GCCCATCCCGTGGCGGTTGCCAGCAAGAAGCGAAAGAAGCCTTCAAGGCCAGCCAAGACTCGGAAACGTCAGGTTGGACCCCAGAGTGGTGAGGTCAGGAAGGAGGCCCCGAGGGATGAGACCAAGGCTGACACTGACACAGCCCCAGCTTCATTTCCTGCTCCTGG GTGCTGTGAGAACTGTGGAATCAGCTTCTCAGGGGATGGCACCCAAAGGCAGCGGCTCAAAACATTGTGCAAAGACTGTCGAG CACAGAGAATTGCCTTCAACCGGGAACAGAGAATGTTTAAG CGTGTGGGCTGTGGGGAGTGTGCAGCCTGCCAGGTAACAGAAGACTGTGGGGCCTGCTCCACCTGCCTCCTGCAGCTGCCCCATGATGTGGCATCGGGGCTGTTCTGCAAGTGTGAACGGAGACGCTGCCTCCGGATTGTGGAAAGG AGCCGAGGGTGTGGAGTATGCCGGGGCTGTCAGACCCAAGAGGATTGTGGCCGTTGCCCCATCTGCCTTCGCCCTCCCCGCCCTGGTCTCAGGCGCCAGTGGAAATGTGTCCAGCGACGTTGCCTACGG CACCTTGCTCACCGCCTGCGTCGCCGTCATCAGAGATGTCAGCGACGCACTCCCCTGGCTGTGGCTCCCCCAACT GGTAAACATGCCCGCCGCAAGGGAGGCTGTGACTCCAAGATGGCTGCCAGGCGGCGCCCCGGAGCCCAGCCACTGCCTCCACCACCCCCATCACAGTCCCCAGAGCCCGCAGAGCCG CACCCCAGAGCCCTGGCCCCCTCGCCACCTGCCGAGTTCATCTATTACTGTGTAGACGAGGACGAGCTA caGCCCTACACGAACCGCCGGCAGAACCGCAAGTGCGGGGCCTGTGCAGCCTGCCTACGGCGGATGGACTGTGGCCGCTGCGACTTCTGCTGCGACAAGCCCAAATTCGGGGGCAGCAACCAGAAGCGCCAGAAGTGTCGTTGGCGCCAATGCCTGCAGTTTGCCATG AAGCGGCTGCTGCCTAGTGTCTGGTCAGAGTCTGAGGATGGGGCAGGATCGCCCCCACCTTACCGTCGTCGAAAGAGGCCCAGCTCTGCCCGACGGCACCATCTTGGCCCTACCTTGAAGCCCACCTTGGTTACACGCACAGCCCAACCAGACCATACCCAGGCTCCAACGAAGCAGGAAGCAGGTGGTGGCTTTGTGCTGCCCCCGCCTGGCACTGACCTTGTGTTTTTACGGGAAGGCGCAAGCAGTCCTGTGCAGGTGCCGGGCCCTGTTGCAGCTTCCACAGAAGCCCTGTTGCAG GAGGCCCAGTGCTCTGGCCTGAGTTGGGTTGTGGCCTTACCCCAGGTGAAGCAAGAGAAGGCGGATACCCAGGACGAGTGGACACCAGGCACAGCTGTCCTGACTTCTCCCGTATTGGTGCCTGGCTGCCCTAGCAAG GCAGTAGACCCAGGCCTGCCATCTGTGAAGCAAGAGCCACCTGACCCTGAGGAGGACAAGGAGGAGAACAAGGATGACTCTGCCTCCAAATTGGCCccagaggaagaggcaggaggggCTGGCACACCCGTG ATCACGGAGATTTTCAGCCTGGGTGGAACCCGCTTCCGAGATACAGCAGTCTGGTTGCCAAG TCTGCAGGGCAGGCACTCGGGAAGGGAAGATGGATGTAAAGTGTGGGAGACCGAGGACACAGTGGAGCCCACGAGCACAAGCTGGAACCCACGAGGATGGCCTGGAACCCATGTCAGTCTCTCACCACCTCCAGCTTCGATGATGTGGGTGTCCTGCAGAAGAAGCTGGTGCCCttcctcacagagttaa
- the MBD1 gene encoding methyl-CpG-binding domain protein 1 isoform X2 has protein sequence MELRTLDRLLLLPVASMAEDWLDCPALGPGWKRREVFRKSGATCGRSDTYYQSPTGDRIRSKVELTRYLGPACDLTLFDFKQGILCYPAPKAHPVAVASKKRKKPSRPAKTRKRQVGPQSGEVRKEAPRDETKADTDTAPASFPAPGCCENCGISFSGDGTQRQRLKTLCKDCRAQRIAFNREQRMFKRVGCGECAACQVTEDCGACSTCLLQLPHDVASGLFCKCERRRCLRIVERSRGCGVCRGCQTQEDCGRCPICLRPPRPGLRRQWKCVQRRCLRHLAHRLRRRHQRCQRRTPLAVAPPTGKHARRKGGCDSKMAARRRPGAQPLPPPPPSQSPEPAEPHPRALAPSPPAEFIYYCVDEDELPYTNRRQNRKCGACAACLRRMDCGRCDFCCDKPKFGGSNQKRQKCRWRQCLQFAMKRLLPSVWSESEDGAGSPPPYRRRKRPSSARRHHLGPTLKPTLVTRTAQPDHTQAPTKQEAGGGFVLPPPGTDLVFLREGASSPVQVPGPVAASTEALLQEAQCSGLSWVVALPQVKQEKADTQDEWTPGTAVLTSPVLVPGCPSKAVDPGLPSVKQEPPDPEEDKEENKDDSASKLAPEEEAGGAGTPVITEIFSLGGTRFRDTAVWLPSLQGRHSGREDGCKVWETEDTVEPTSTSWNPRGWPGTHVSLSPPPASMMWVSCRRSWCPSSQS, from the exons ATGGAGCTCAGAACTCTTGACAG GCTACTGCTGCTTCCTGTGGCCTCCATGGCTGAGGACTGGCTGGACTGCCCGGCCCTGGGCCCTGGCTGGAAGCGCCGTGAAGTCTTTCGCAAGTCAGGGGCCACCTGTGGACGCTCAGACACCTATTACCAGAG CCCCACAGGAGACAGGATCCGAAGCAAAGTTGAGCTGACTCGATACCTGGGCCCTGCGTGTGATCTCACCCTCTTCGACTTCAAACAAGGCATCTTGTGCTATCCAGCCCCCAAG GCCCATCCCGTGGCGGTTGCCAGCAAGAAGCGAAAGAAGCCTTCAAGGCCAGCCAAGACTCGGAAACGTCAGGTTGGACCCCAGAGTGGTGAGGTCAGGAAGGAGGCCCCGAGGGATGAGACCAAGGCTGACACTGACACAGCCCCAGCTTCATTTCCTGCTCCTGG GTGCTGTGAGAACTGTGGAATCAGCTTCTCAGGGGATGGCACCCAAAGGCAGCGGCTCAAAACATTGTGCAAAGACTGTCGAG CACAGAGAATTGCCTTCAACCGGGAACAGAGAATGTTTAAG CGTGTGGGCTGTGGGGAGTGTGCAGCCTGCCAGGTAACAGAAGACTGTGGGGCCTGCTCCACCTGCCTCCTGCAGCTGCCCCATGATGTGGCATCGGGGCTGTTCTGCAAGTGTGAACGGAGACGCTGCCTCCGGATTGTGGAAAGG AGCCGAGGGTGTGGAGTATGCCGGGGCTGTCAGACCCAAGAGGATTGTGGCCGTTGCCCCATCTGCCTTCGCCCTCCCCGCCCTGGTCTCAGGCGCCAGTGGAAATGTGTCCAGCGACGTTGCCTACGG CACCTTGCTCACCGCCTGCGTCGCCGTCATCAGAGATGTCAGCGACGCACTCCCCTGGCTGTGGCTCCCCCAACT GGTAAACATGCCCGCCGCAAGGGAGGCTGTGACTCCAAGATGGCTGCCAGGCGGCGCCCCGGAGCCCAGCCACTGCCTCCACCACCCCCATCACAGTCCCCAGAGCCCGCAGAGCCG CACCCCAGAGCCCTGGCCCCCTCGCCACCTGCCGAGTTCATCTATTACTGTGTAGACGAGGACGAGCTA CCCTACACGAACCGCCGGCAGAACCGCAAGTGCGGGGCCTGTGCAGCCTGCCTACGGCGGATGGACTGTGGCCGCTGCGACTTCTGCTGCGACAAGCCCAAATTCGGGGGCAGCAACCAGAAGCGCCAGAAGTGTCGTTGGCGCCAATGCCTGCAGTTTGCCATG AAGCGGCTGCTGCCTAGTGTCTGGTCAGAGTCTGAGGATGGGGCAGGATCGCCCCCACCTTACCGTCGTCGAAAGAGGCCCAGCTCTGCCCGACGGCACCATCTTGGCCCTACCTTGAAGCCCACCTTGGTTACACGCACAGCCCAACCAGACCATACCCAGGCTCCAACGAAGCAGGAAGCAGGTGGTGGCTTTGTGCTGCCCCCGCCTGGCACTGACCTTGTGTTTTTACGGGAAGGCGCAAGCAGTCCTGTGCAGGTGCCGGGCCCTGTTGCAGCTTCCACAGAAGCCCTGTTGCAG GAGGCCCAGTGCTCTGGCCTGAGTTGGGTTGTGGCCTTACCCCAGGTGAAGCAAGAGAAGGCGGATACCCAGGACGAGTGGACACCAGGCACAGCTGTCCTGACTTCTCCCGTATTGGTGCCTGGCTGCCCTAGCAAG GCAGTAGACCCAGGCCTGCCATCTGTGAAGCAAGAGCCACCTGACCCTGAGGAGGACAAGGAGGAGAACAAGGATGACTCTGCCTCCAAATTGGCCccagaggaagaggcaggaggggCTGGCACACCCGTG ATCACGGAGATTTTCAGCCTGGGTGGAACCCGCTTCCGAGATACAGCAGTCTGGTTGCCAAG TCTGCAGGGCAGGCACTCGGGAAGGGAAGATGGATGTAAAGTGTGGGAGACCGAGGACACAGTGGAGCCCACGAGCACAAGCTGGAACCCACGAGGATGGCCTGGAACCCATGTCAGTCTCTCACCACCTCCAGCTTCGATGATGTGGGTGTCCTGCAGAAGAAGCTGGTGCCCttcctcacagagttaa
- the MBD1 gene encoding methyl-CpG-binding domain protein 1 isoform X32, protein MELRTLDRLLLLPVASMAEDWLDCPALGPGWKRREVFRKSGATCGRSDTYYQSPTGDRIRSKVELTRYLGPACDLTLFDFKQGILCYPAPKAHPVAVASKKRKKPSRPAKTRKRQVGPQSGEVRKEAPRDETKADTDTAPASFPAPGCCENCGISFSGDGTQRQRLKTLCKDCRAQRIAFNREQRMFKRVGCGECAACQVTEDCGACSTCLLQLPHDVASGLFCKCERRRCLRIVERSRGCGVCRGCQTQEDCGRCPICLRPPRPGLRRQWKCVQRRCLRGKHARRKGGCDSKMAARRRPGAQPLPPPPPSQSPEPAEPHPRALAPSPPAEFIYYCVDEDELKRLLPSVWSESEDGAGSPPPYRRRKRPSSARRHHLGPTLKPTLVTRTAQPDHTQAPTKQEAGGGFVLPPPGTDLVFLREGASSPVQVPGPVAASTEALLQVKQEKADTQDEWTPGTAVLTSPVLVPGCPSKAVDPGLPSVKQEPPDPEEDKEENKDDSASKLAPEEEAGGAGTPVITEIFSLGGTRFRDTAVWLPSLQGRHSGREDGCKVWETEDTVEPTSTSWNPRGWPGTHVSLSPPPASMMWVSCRRSWCPSSQS, encoded by the exons ATGGAGCTCAGAACTCTTGACAG GCTACTGCTGCTTCCTGTGGCCTCCATGGCTGAGGACTGGCTGGACTGCCCGGCCCTGGGCCCTGGCTGGAAGCGCCGTGAAGTCTTTCGCAAGTCAGGGGCCACCTGTGGACGCTCAGACACCTATTACCAGAG CCCCACAGGAGACAGGATCCGAAGCAAAGTTGAGCTGACTCGATACCTGGGCCCTGCGTGTGATCTCACCCTCTTCGACTTCAAACAAGGCATCTTGTGCTATCCAGCCCCCAAG GCCCATCCCGTGGCGGTTGCCAGCAAGAAGCGAAAGAAGCCTTCAAGGCCAGCCAAGACTCGGAAACGTCAGGTTGGACCCCAGAGTGGTGAGGTCAGGAAGGAGGCCCCGAGGGATGAGACCAAGGCTGACACTGACACAGCCCCAGCTTCATTTCCTGCTCCTGG GTGCTGTGAGAACTGTGGAATCAGCTTCTCAGGGGATGGCACCCAAAGGCAGCGGCTCAAAACATTGTGCAAAGACTGTCGAG CACAGAGAATTGCCTTCAACCGGGAACAGAGAATGTTTAAG CGTGTGGGCTGTGGGGAGTGTGCAGCCTGCCAGGTAACAGAAGACTGTGGGGCCTGCTCCACCTGCCTCCTGCAGCTGCCCCATGATGTGGCATCGGGGCTGTTCTGCAAGTGTGAACGGAGACGCTGCCTCCGGATTGTGGAAAGG AGCCGAGGGTGTGGAGTATGCCGGGGCTGTCAGACCCAAGAGGATTGTGGCCGTTGCCCCATCTGCCTTCGCCCTCCCCGCCCTGGTCTCAGGCGCCAGTGGAAATGTGTCCAGCGACGTTGCCTACGG GGTAAACATGCCCGCCGCAAGGGAGGCTGTGACTCCAAGATGGCTGCCAGGCGGCGCCCCGGAGCCCAGCCACTGCCTCCACCACCCCCATCACAGTCCCCAGAGCCCGCAGAGCCG CACCCCAGAGCCCTGGCCCCCTCGCCACCTGCCGAGTTCATCTATTACTGTGTAGACGAGGACGAGCTA AAGCGGCTGCTGCCTAGTGTCTGGTCAGAGTCTGAGGATGGGGCAGGATCGCCCCCACCTTACCGTCGTCGAAAGAGGCCCAGCTCTGCCCGACGGCACCATCTTGGCCCTACCTTGAAGCCCACCTTGGTTACACGCACAGCCCAACCAGACCATACCCAGGCTCCAACGAAGCAGGAAGCAGGTGGTGGCTTTGTGCTGCCCCCGCCTGGCACTGACCTTGTGTTTTTACGGGAAGGCGCAAGCAGTCCTGTGCAGGTGCCGGGCCCTGTTGCAGCTTCCACAGAAGCCCTGTTGCAG GTGAAGCAAGAGAAGGCGGATACCCAGGACGAGTGGACACCAGGCACAGCTGTCCTGACTTCTCCCGTATTGGTGCCTGGCTGCCCTAGCAAG GCAGTAGACCCAGGCCTGCCATCTGTGAAGCAAGAGCCACCTGACCCTGAGGAGGACAAGGAGGAGAACAAGGATGACTCTGCCTCCAAATTGGCCccagaggaagaggcaggaggggCTGGCACACCCGTG ATCACGGAGATTTTCAGCCTGGGTGGAACCCGCTTCCGAGATACAGCAGTCTGGTTGCCAAG TCTGCAGGGCAGGCACTCGGGAAGGGAAGATGGATGTAAAGTGTGGGAGACCGAGGACACAGTGGAGCCCACGAGCACAAGCTGGAACCCACGAGGATGGCCTGGAACCCATGTCAGTCTCTCACCACCTCCAGCTTCGATGATGTGGGTGTCCTGCAGAAGAAGCTGGTGCCCttcctcacagagttaa